A portion of the Cryptomeria japonica chromosome 5, Sugi_1.0, whole genome shotgun sequence genome contains these proteins:
- the LOC131042069 gene encoding probable LRR receptor-like serine/threonine-protein kinase At3g47570 — MAALFLSVLLLSMFLISALPHPLNILSHHHHHQQQLLLQFKTAVSKNGSSLPDWNPLHPFCNWTGVICHSSSHSVRAISLTQMNLYGTISPMLGNLSSLRSLDLSANNLTGTIPPQLGQLPNLWELRLTDNQLQGTIPPELGKLLNLRILSLGNNNLQGTISPLLGNLSSLRLLDLYHNQLQGTIPPTLSACHSLHLLAFSYNQLHGNIPPKLSLLTSLKYLYLGKNSLKGTIPPSFKNLSALVVLDLGVNELYGPIPPELCMLTHLHTLNLFGNNLSGTIPSSLTNLSKLNELGLFDNQIRGHIPSEIGTKLSKLVLLGLWGNQLNGNIPYSLGNCSRLKELYLNTNQLGGTVPMELGKLKLLTKVYLHTNQLVSDSSNTLAFVIALTNCSHLQEVDVKINYFTGMLPPTIGELSSNLNYLTLSANMISGSIPKQIANLTNLTYLGLDNNLFSGNIPSGIKRFRVLEQLDLGGNKLEGSIPSEISHMQYLGLLNLSHNQLSGKIPDSLCSSQQLRRLLLQHNKLSGDISISLEGCQKLELLDVSYNKLGGRIPGEVIASLKNLQFYLNLSWNSLEGSLPQEMSKIAMAQAIDISGNKLNGVIPISLGDCTALEHLNLSHNAFEGPIPQSLSKLKNLQEMDLSFNNLSGQIPEGGLFPNRTVVTLFIGNLGLCGPKNYSLPPCPNLSQGKHSLLKKVVLSVVGTIGFVLCCFIIAILWRHKLSRQLVRSSSFIFQGNYPKFSYQDLVIATSGFDESNLLGVGNFGSVYKGILRDGKIIAIKNLNLQNEEALKSFKRECKMLGRIRHRNLIRIMSAFFYPDLKGLVLEFACNGSLEKHLHTERDDEDFCKLGLSECLSIALDVAHGMEYLHHDCPLQIVHCDLKPSNVLLDANMTALVTDFGISRLTSTNSTDSLSTTTFALKGSIGYIAPEYGLGANVSIKGDVYSFGILILEMVTRKRPSDDMFVGDMSLQNWVRSAFPNRLAEIVDSELLRDVNENMEDNECLISFIHAGLLCSSESPRERPSLRDVAKGLERLKTSLMGVAAASNLTATISELLDNANPKGPLASDSQSSTF, encoded by the exons ATGGCTGCTCTTTTCTTGTCAGTTTTATTACTTTCCATGTTTTTAATCTCTGCTCTTCCTCATCCTCTCAATATTCTCtctcaccatcatcaccatcaacaACAACTGCTCTTGCAATTCAAAACCGCCGTTTCCAAAAATGGCAGTTCTCTGCCTGACTGGAATCCCCTTCACCCGTTCTGCAACTGGACTGGTGTTATTTGTCACTCCTCTTCTCACTCTGTCCGTGCCATCAGTTTAACCCAAATGAATTTATACGGCACCATTTCTCCCATGCTGGGGAATCTCTCATCTCTTCGATCCCTTGATCTCTCCGCGAATAACCTCACTGGTACCATTCCACCTCAACTCGGCCAACTCCCAAATCTATGGGAGCTCCGGCTGACCGACAATCAATTGCAAGGAACCATTCCACCCGAACTCGGCAAACTCCTAAATCTTCGGATACTCAGTCTAGGCAATAATAATTTACAAGGAACCATTTCTCCTCTGCTGGGGAATCTCTCCTCTCTTCGACTCCTAGATCTCTATCACAATCAATTACAAGGAACCATTCCGCCCACTCTCTCCGCTTGCCACAGTTTGCATTTACTGGCATTCTCCTATAACCAACTGCATGGCAACATACCGCCTAAACTGAGTCTTCTCACAAGTTTGAAGTACCTCTACTTGGGCAAAAACTCTCTCAAGGGCACCATTCCGCCCTCTTTCAAGAATCTGTCTGCCTTAGTTGTATTGGATTTGGGCGTGAATGAGCTCTACGGCCCCATTCCTCCTGAATTGTGCATGCTCACTCACCTACATACTCTTaacctttttggaaataatctATCAGGCACCATTCCCAGCTCTTTAACAAATCTCTCTAAATTGAATGAATTGGGTTTATTTGACAACCAGATAAGAGGACATATACCATCGGAAATTGGTACCAAGCTCTCCAAATTAGTATTACTTGGTTTATGGGGAAATCAGCTTAATGGAAACATACCGTACTCCTTGGGAAATTGTTCCCGTCTCAAAGAACTTTATTTAAATACAAACCAACTGGGTGGAACGGTTCCAATGGAACTGGGTAAGTTGAAGCTTCTCACCAAGGTTTACCTACACACCAATCAACTCGTTAGTGACAGCAGTAACACATTGGCCTTTGTCATTGCTCTCACAAATTGCTCCCACTTGCAAGAAGTAGATGTGAAAATCAATTATTTCACTGGTATGTTGCCCCCGACCATAGGCGAACTGTCTTCCAATCTCAATTACTTGACTTTATCAGCCAACATGATAAGCGGAAGCATACCAAAACAGATTGCCAATCTCACAAACTTGACGTACTTAGGCCTAGACAATAATCTTTTCAGCGGCAATATTCCATCTGGAATTAAAAGATTCCGTGTGTTGGAACAATTGGATTTGGGTGGGAACAAATTAGAAGGAAGCATTCCAAGTGAGATAAGTCATATGCAATATCTCGGACTTTTAAATCTTAGTCACAACCAGTTATCTGGAAAAATACCAGATTCGCTTTGTAGCTCCCAGCAGTTAAGACGTCTTCTACTTCAGCACAACAAGTTATCAGGGGATATCTCTATTAGTTTGGAGGGATGTCAGAAGTTGGAGCTCCTTGACGTATCTTACAATAAACTAGGGGGAAGGATACCTGGTGAAGTCATTGCCAGCCTTAAAAACCTGCAATTCTACCTCAATCTTTCATGGAATTCTCTGGAAGGCTCGTTGCCACAGGAAATGAGTAAAATTGCAATGGCTCAAGCCATAGATATATCTGGAAATAAACTTAATGGGGTCATTCCAATTTCTCTAGGAGACTGCACAGCATTAGAGCATCTAAATCTGTCTCACAACGCCTTTGAAGGTCCAATACCACAATCACTCTCCAAATTAAAAAATCTCCAAGAAATGGATCTCTCTTTCAATAATTTGTCAGGGCAGATTCCAGAAGGAGGGTTGTTTCCAAATAGAACTGTTGTAACATTGTTTATAGGGAACCTTGGTCTATGCGGTCCAAAAAACTATTCATTGCCTCCATGCCCAAATCTGAGCCAGGGAAAACATTCCCTGCTCAAAAAAGTAGTCTTATCAGTTGTTGGAACCATTGGATTTGTATTATGCTGCTTCATTATAGCAATTTTATGGAGGCATAAACTTTCAAGGCAACTAGTCCGTTCCTCAAGCTTTATTTTTCAAGGAAACTATCCAAAATTTTCTTATCAAGATCTTGTCATTGCAACATCTGGATTTGATGAGTCAAACTTGCTTGGAGTGGGTAACTTTGGATCTGTCTACAAAGGCATCCTGAGGGATGGTAAGATAATTGCCATCAAGAATCTTAATTTACAAAATGAAGAAGCTCTTAAGAGTTTTAAGAGAGAGTGCAAGATGTTGGGAAGAATTCGGCACCGTAACCTCATCAGGATCATGAGTGCATTTTTCTACCCTGACTTGAAAGGTTTGGTTCTTGAATTTGCATGTAATGGAAGCTTGGAAAAACATTTGCACACTGAGAGGGATGATGAAGACTTTTGCAAATTGGGATTGAGTGAGTGTTTGAGCATTGCTCTTGATGTAGCACATGGCATGGAATATTTACATCATGATTGTCCTCTACAAATTGTGCACTGTGATTTAAAACCCAGCAATGTGCTCTTGGATGCCAACATGACAGCTCTTGTCACTGATTTTGGTATATCCCGTTTAACTTCTACAAATTCCACAGATTCATTGAGCACAACAACATTTGCACTCAAAGGATCCATTGGCTATATTGCTCCAG AGTATGGATTGGGTGCGAATGTTTCTATTAAGGGAGATGTTTATAGTTTCGGAATTCTGATATTAGAGATGGTTACAAGGAAGAGGCCAAGTGATGACATGTTTGTAGGAGACATGAGCTTGCAAAACTGGGTGAGATCAGCTTTTCCAAACAGACTGGCAGAAATTGTTGATAGCGAGCTATTGAGAGATGTAAATGAAAATATGGAAGACAATGAATGTCTTATTTCTTTCATTCATGCTGGTTTGCTTTGCAGTAGTGAATCACCAAGAGAACGACCTTCCCTAAGAGATGTAGCCAAAGGCTTGGAGCGCCTGAAGACATCTTTGATGGGGGTTGCAGCGGCTTCCAATTTAACAGCTACCATTTCAGAACTCCTGGACAACGCCAATCCCAAAGGACCATTGGCATCTGACAGTCAAAGTTCTACATTTTAG